GATTGATCGACAACTTCGAATGGGAGCCGCGTTGAGTGGAGCGACCGCGTCCCGCGCCTGCCGTTCGCGAATCATCGTGAGGGCGAACTCGTGACCGCATTCCGTCATTCGGACGTCGCCGCGCTGGTGCTCGCGGCCGGGCAGGGAACCCGCATGAACAGCGACCTGCCGAAGGTTTTGCACCCGATGGCCGGCCGGCCGCTGCTCGATCACGTGCTCGCGGCCCTTCGTCAGCTCGGGGTGGGGCGCACGCTGGTGGTGATCGGGCATCAGCGGGAGCGGGTGCGTGCGGCGTTTCCGAGCCCGGAACTCGAGTGGGTGGTGCAGGCGGAACAGCGCGGCACGGGTCACGCGGTGCTGGTGGCGGGCCCGGCACTCGAGGACTTCAGCGGAACGCTGCTGATCGTGTGCGGCGACACACCCTTGCTGCGCGCGCCGATTCTGCACGAGCTGCTCGAGGGACATCACGCCTCGGGGGCCGCGGCGACCGTGCTGTCGGCGAAGGTCCCGGACCCGGGCGGCTACGGGCGAATCCTGCGCGTTTCCGGCGGAGCGGAAGACGCGATCGCCGGAATCGTCGAGCAAC
This is a stretch of genomic DNA from Candidatus Eisenbacteria bacterium. It encodes these proteins:
- a CDS encoding NTP transferase domain-containing protein, which codes for MTAFRHSDVAALVLAAGQGTRMNSDLPKVLHPMAGRPLLDHVLAALRQLGVGRTLVVIGHQRERVRAAFPSPELEWVVQAEQRGTGHAVLVAGPALEDFSGTLLIVCGDTPLLRAPILHELLEGHHASGAAATVLSAKVPDPGGYGRILRVSGGAEDAIAGIVEQRDATPEQRAIDEINSGNYAFDYRALSGVLGRLTASNSQGEYYLTDTIRLLLADGRKAAVRCAPDHRELLGINTPDQLAEAERLYFQMQGSGTLPRAGS